The Fulvivirga ligni genome window below encodes:
- a CDS encoding DUF4197 domain-containing protein: protein MKKVLLCLFVVAIIVSCTTTQINKTIGDINDALGSGGGLTTEQVAAGLKEALTKGISNGSAQASQLDGYFKNPKIKIPFPPDVQKVEDKLRQIGLGGEVDKFVKQLNRGAEDAAKESKTIFVTAIKAMTIQDAWNILKGEDDAATQYLMKTTSAQLKAKFKPVMKSSLDKVNATKYYSDIINTYNKIPLVEDVNPNLDDYATDKAIEGLFYLVAQEEEKIREDPIARTTELLKKVFAAQD from the coding sequence ATGAAAAAGGTACTGCTATGCCTCTTTGTAGTGGCAATTATTGTTTCATGTACTACTACTCAGATAAATAAAACTATAGGTGATATTAATGATGCCCTGGGTAGTGGCGGAGGTCTTACTACAGAACAGGTGGCGGCCGGGCTGAAGGAGGCACTTACCAAAGGAATATCTAATGGTTCCGCGCAGGCATCTCAGTTAGATGGATATTTTAAGAACCCCAAAATCAAAATTCCTTTTCCTCCAGATGTGCAAAAGGTAGAGGATAAGTTAAGACAAATTGGCCTTGGAGGTGAGGTTGATAAGTTTGTAAAACAATTAAATAGAGGTGCGGAAGATGCGGCTAAAGAGTCTAAAACCATTTTCGTGACAGCGATTAAAGCTATGACTATTCAAGATGCCTGGAATATATTAAAAGGTGAAGATGATGCCGCTACTCAATATTTAATGAAGACTACTTCCGCCCAGCTGAAAGCGAAGTTTAAGCCAGTAATGAAAAGTAGCCTCGATAAGGTGAATGCCACTAAATATTATAGCGACATCATTAACACATATAACAAAATTCCATTGGTGGAGGATGTAAACCCTAATCTTGATGACTATGCTACAGATAAAGCCATTGAAGGTTTATTCTATCTTGTAGCTCAAGAAGAGGAGAAAATACGTGAAGATCCTATTGCAAGAACTACGGAGCTTTTGAAAAAGGTATTTGCTGCTCAGGATTAA
- a CDS encoding SMP-30/gluconolactonase/LRE family protein has translation MKNIFLLLVCGLASSCYAQEFDDEDLIVYGAELIQLSDEYSFTEGPAADKEGNVFFTDQPNNQIIRWDAESGELTKFLSKSGRSNGMYFNKEGLLITCADMENQLWSIDSEGNHKVILDQVDDKLLNGPNDLWIAPNGNLYFTDPLYKRDYWTRNPEMQQQGKYVYLLDSNGEVKPVTDNYNQPNGIVGTPDGKTLYVADIGAGKIFSYQIKKDGSLSKEKLFTNMGSDGMTLDEQGNLYLTGKGVTVFNKKGKKIAYIPVPENWTANICFGGKERNTLFITASTSVYTLKMNVKGAH, from the coding sequence ATGAAAAACATATTCCTTTTATTAGTCTGTGGTTTGGCATCATCATGTTATGCTCAAGAATTTGATGATGAGGATCTTATTGTCTATGGCGCTGAATTAATTCAGCTCAGTGATGAATATTCGTTTACAGAGGGGCCAGCAGCAGACAAGGAAGGCAACGTATTTTTTACAGATCAGCCTAACAATCAGATCATTAGATGGGATGCAGAAAGTGGAGAACTCACCAAATTCTTATCTAAATCAGGTAGATCAAATGGTATGTACTTCAACAAAGAAGGCCTATTAATTACCTGTGCAGATATGGAAAATCAGCTTTGGTCTATAGACTCTGAGGGTAACCATAAAGTAATCTTAGATCAGGTAGATGACAAACTCTTAAACGGACCAAACGACTTATGGATAGCTCCTAATGGCAATTTATATTTCACAGACCCTCTATACAAAAGAGATTACTGGACACGAAACCCTGAAATGCAACAGCAAGGCAAATATGTATATCTTCTGGATTCAAATGGTGAAGTAAAACCAGTAACCGATAACTACAATCAGCCCAATGGCATAGTTGGAACCCCAGATGGAAAAACCCTTTATGTGGCTGACATTGGGGCTGGAAAAATATTCAGCTATCAAATAAAAAAAGATGGCTCCCTTTCAAAAGAGAAACTCTTCACAAACATGGGATCTGACGGCATGACACTTGACGAGCAGGGCAATCTTTACCTGACAGGAAAGGGTGTAACCGTATTCAACAAAAAAGGAAAAAAGATAGCGTATATACCTGTTCCTGAAAACTGGACTGCAAACATATGCTTTGGCGGCAAAGAGAGAAACACCTTATTTATTACCGCCAGCACCAGTGTTTATACGCTAAAGATGAATGTAAAAGGAGCTCATTAA
- a CDS encoding diacylglycerol/lipid kinase family protein, with product MTAQKALFIINPKSGTSRKANFPELIKAHLDSNKVSAEIIYTQYAGEGSEIAEREKNHYDIIVAVGGDGTINEIAKPLINSNTTLGIIPMGSGNGLARHLGVPLSPKGAIMLLNQQTSMKIDTIRLNKDIFVNVAGVGFDAHIASLFAESKKRGFFSYGMLALQEILRFQSTDFKLTIDGEEKFEKAPFLVSIANSSQYGNNAHIAPGAEISDGLMDICVMRKVPLWYYPTLVFHLFNGTLTRSRYYKTWQGKAAHIHLLESEKNKNIHLDGDPYQLKDDIELEVNPLSLRVACRA from the coding sequence ATGACCGCACAGAAGGCACTTTTTATCATTAACCCTAAATCAGGGACCAGTAGAAAAGCGAACTTTCCAGAGCTGATAAAAGCTCACCTGGATTCTAACAAGGTATCAGCAGAAATTATTTATACTCAATATGCTGGAGAAGGCTCTGAGATTGCTGAAAGGGAAAAGAATCATTATGACATTATAGTAGCAGTAGGTGGTGACGGCACCATAAATGAAATTGCCAAACCGCTGATTAATTCCAATACCACTTTGGGCATTATACCTATGGGTTCAGGTAATGGTTTAGCCAGACATTTGGGGGTACCATTATCACCAAAAGGAGCAATCATGCTGCTCAACCAGCAAACCTCAATGAAAATAGACACCATCAGGCTCAACAAAGACATCTTTGTGAATGTAGCCGGTGTAGGGTTTGACGCTCACATAGCCAGCTTATTTGCAGAGAGTAAAAAAAGAGGCTTTTTCTCCTATGGTATGTTAGCCTTGCAGGAAATTCTAAGATTTCAAAGCACCGATTTTAAGCTTACCATAGATGGTGAAGAAAAGTTTGAAAAGGCTCCATTTCTGGTATCCATTGCCAACTCTAGTCAATATGGAAATAATGCCCATATAGCTCCTGGTGCTGAAATCTCTGATGGCCTTATGGATATTTGTGTAATGAGAAAAGTACCTTTATGGTACTACCCCACCCTGGTTTTTCACCTATTTAATGGTACGCTTACCAGATCCAGATATTATAAAACATGGCAAGGTAAAGCCGCCCACATTCATTTGCTTGAGAGCGAAAAGAACAAAAACATCCATTTAGATGGTGATCCCTATCAGCTCAAAGATGATATTGAACTAGAAGTAAATCCACTATCTTTGAGGGTAGCCTGCAGGGCCTGA